The Muricauda sp. SCSIO 65647 genome includes a region encoding these proteins:
- the serA gene encoding phosphoglycerate dehydrogenase, which yields MIEVARKYVFDFDSTLTRVEALDVLAEMTLHGKSSKDEIIAEIQHITNLGIDGDISFTESLERRIRLLKAHRDDLDGLVSELRQKISKSIAANKEFFEEFSEDIYVISCGFKEFIDPIVAEYNIPSERVYANTFTFDEEGNIIGFDEENVLATHNGKIECLKQLDLDGEVQVIGDGYSDYVMREAGIAHKFFAYTENVHREKAADNADHVAPNLDEFLFVNDLPRKISYPKNRIKILLLENVHHDAFDNLSEDGFAVEMVKHSIPEEELIEKIKGIHVLGIRSKTQVTQKVLDAADKLLVVGAFCIGTKQIDLEYAKKRGVVVFNAPYSNTRSVVEMAIGQIIMLMRNIFTRSTEIHQGQWNKTATNAHEVRGKNLGIVGYGNIGKQLSVLAEAIGMRVYYYDVADRLALGNAKRCATLEDLLSVSDVVSLHIDDNKANENFIGEREINQMRDGALLINLSRGFVVNIPDLAAALKSEKLGGAAIDVYPSEPRSNGQFITELQGLSNVILTPHIGGSTEEAQKDIASFVPNKIMDYVNSGNTVDAVNFPNIRLPQQNNAHRFLHIHKNVPGIMAHINEVLARYNMNITGQYLSTDNELGYVITDIDKDYDKEVTKALKNVENTIKFRVLY from the coding sequence ATGATAGAGGTGGCACGTAAGTATGTCTTTGATTTTGATAGTACATTGACTAGGGTAGAGGCCTTAGATGTTCTTGCAGAAATGACCCTGCACGGTAAATCGAGCAAAGACGAGATCATAGCAGAGATACAGCATATCACCAATTTGGGTATAGACGGTGATATTTCGTTCACTGAATCGCTTGAACGGCGCATCAGGCTTCTGAAGGCCCACCGTGATGATCTCGATGGGCTCGTCAGTGAATTACGTCAGAAGATTTCAAAATCCATTGCTGCCAACAAAGAGTTTTTTGAAGAGTTTTCAGAAGATATCTATGTGATTTCCTGTGGATTCAAAGAATTCATTGACCCCATTGTAGCTGAATATAACATCCCATCAGAGCGGGTCTATGCAAATACTTTTACATTTGATGAAGAGGGAAATATTATCGGTTTTGACGAAGAGAACGTACTTGCCACGCACAACGGAAAAATAGAGTGCCTGAAACAGCTCGATTTAGACGGGGAAGTTCAGGTAATCGGTGATGGCTACAGTGATTATGTGATGCGCGAAGCAGGTATTGCCCATAAATTTTTTGCGTATACCGAAAATGTACATCGAGAGAAGGCGGCCGATAATGCCGATCACGTAGCACCCAATCTAGATGAATTTTTGTTTGTGAACGATTTGCCGAGAAAAATATCATATCCGAAGAACAGGATCAAGATACTGCTGCTCGAGAACGTACACCACGATGCTTTTGATAATCTCTCTGAAGATGGCTTTGCAGTAGAGATGGTCAAGCATAGCATACCTGAGGAGGAATTGATCGAAAAGATCAAGGGCATCCATGTTTTGGGCATCCGTTCAAAAACACAGGTGACCCAAAAGGTATTGGATGCCGCTGATAAGCTGTTGGTCGTAGGGGCTTTCTGTATCGGCACCAAGCAGATAGATTTGGAATATGCCAAAAAAAGGGGTGTGGTGGTATTCAATGCCCCCTACAGCAATACCCGTTCGGTGGTCGAGATGGCCATTGGGCAGATTATAATGCTGATGCGCAACATTTTTACACGAAGTACAGAAATTCATCAGGGCCAATGGAACAAGACCGCTACGAATGCACATGAGGTACGGGGCAAGAATTTGGGCATTGTTGGCTATGGCAACATCGGTAAACAGCTTTCGGTATTGGCCGAGGCAATAGGTATGCGTGTTTATTACTACGATGTGGCCGATAGATTGGCCTTGGGAAATGCCAAGAGATGTGCCACTCTTGAAGATCTGCTTTCGGTATCCGATGTGGTCAGTTTACATATTGACGATAACAAGGCCAATGAAAACTTCATCGGCGAAAGAGAAATCAACCAAATGCGTGACGGTGCGCTGCTCATCAACCTTTCTAGGGGTTTTGTGGTCAATATCCCTGATCTGGCCGCAGCTCTGAAATCAGAAAAATTGGGCGGTGCCGCGATAGATGTATATCCTTCAGAGCCACGAAGCAATGGGCAGTTTATTACCGAGCTACAAGGTTTGTCGAACGTTATTTTAACGCCCCATATCGGGGGAAGCACCGAAGAGGCCCAAAAAGATATTGCCAGTTTTGTACCCAATAAGATCATGGATTATGTCAATTCAGGCAATACCGTAGATGCGGTGAATTTTCCGAATATCAGATTGCCACAGCAGAACAATGCGCATCGTTTCTTGCACATTCATAAAAATGTACCGGGTATCATGGCGCACATCAATGAGGTCTTGGCCAGGTATAACATGAACATTACGGGGCAATATCTCTCTACAGACAATGAACTTGGCTATGTGATCACCGATATTGACAAAGACTACGACAAAGAAGTGACAAAAGCGCTTAAAAATGTAGAGAATACCATTAAGTTTAGGGTGCTTTACTGA